Below is a window of Camelina sativa cultivar DH55 chromosome 11, Cs, whole genome shotgun sequence DNA.
GTGATGCTTGGTTGATGTTCGAATGTTGTTACTTTGTTGATGTTTGTATGTTAGTTTTCAGGTTGATGTTCAGATGTTTTTTGGTCTAGATGATGTTTCGATTATGTTTGATGATGTTTGGATTATATTGGATGATGTTTGGATGTtagtttttcaaattattttggaTGATGTTTGGATGAGTGGCTCATGATTTTAaagcttgagaagaagaacGACAAGAACCCTAAATCCCCAAGTCGATTTAGAAGAAGAACGACAAGAACATGGGTTTATTtattacgaagaagaagaaaaacaaaatgacgTCGTTTTGTTTCGGGTCGTGGGTAATTAAACGGGTCAACCGGATTATGGTACATTAAACATGGTTTATGGTTAACTGGGTTTAAGTCATGAAATTATCGGGTTCGATTGGAGATGTAGGAATTAGTATAAAAACGTAAGCCTATGGAGTATTATTAAGAACATActtatttttggtgttttattaaGAGCCATAAAGTTCATGTGTGGAAGTTGAGAATGAAAATAGTACAGGGGGAAATAATGCGGCAACccttcatcattccaaaaaacttttgttgAATCAAAAATTAGAGGAATTAATTGACTTTTAAAggaatgaatgctagaaaataatttagaaaaatgtataaaccattgagattgaaattttaaaaaatgaaaacagttcaaacagacaaatatatatagatttcaaaagatataaatgttccaatcaacacaacttcatagtgaacagttgtaacttttcataaataactgttttaatgatccatcacgacttttcagaaaatatccaaaatgtacgattgaaaaaacacaattgttggtcgtatttattcagattgttattattatatagattataaatGTTGTGAGCACATTGAGGACTAGATTTAGCCCTAGGCATTCGGGtactcgggtcgggttcggataGGAAccaatcgggttcgggtttttcggGTAGAGGAGTTTAGAACCCAATAGGGTAAATAGAAAATATCGGTTCGAATTCGGTTCGGGTCTtaccgggttcgggtcggttcgggtCGAAAATTTCAGAACCTATAAATACCCGAAAAAATCGGATATcaatcgggttcgggtattttgtACCCGATTACCCAAAAATTTTACCCGATTACCCGAAATACCCGGTTTTTTACCTGAttatccaaaaattttaaaacttaatattaagaaaaaaactttaaaaatttaagttttaaaagttttggttaaattattgaatatataGCTAAACATGTTagtataattttggttattttgaatattttaatctagaaaaaaaatattttaaaattttaacatatagtTTTGAATAACTATGCTATAAAGGAACaaattataactaatatattatgtatattattttatttcggGTAAGTCGGATACTCATTCGGTTCTCGGTTCGGTCCTGGGTTCGGTTccgggtttttggattttggagaTTAGGACCTAATAGAGTATTTTTCCGGTTCCGGGTTCGGATTCGAATCCATATTTTCGGGTCGGTTCCGGTTTGAATTTTTggttccagttttttttttcccaagcCTAGCTAGAATGAAGAGACTTGGAAGAACGAGAACTAAATGAACAAATTAAAGCATTTTcttaacataaaattataattaaaataatagtgGTTTCAACAATATTTACGTCTTTATTTCTCTGATTAAATAACCCATGATTTCCTTgtcatacatttatttttgtcgGCTTAACccttgatttggttttgagtttaaagaaaaaaaatccgaCGATTTGATATAAATCAATCTAATCAAATCTAATACTCCatagaaatggaaaaaaatagcACTAGTAATGGAAATTATTACCATATCCTTAGAAATGGAAAATAGCACTAGTAATTATATATGTTCCAACTGTTCAAGTATAAATGGAATCTCCCAGTTGTGCGTTTCTTGTCATGtcgttcaatatatataatatcaccCCCAAGACTGTAGAGAACATCGTACGATATCGTAATTGTTAGTAAACTAAAATGTAGCCTCTAATACTTAATAGTATTCGATGGTTTTGGCAAATTCGGtgtgaactttaaaaaaaaaactgaaagaaatAAGAAGTGACCCATACACATCGGAAACGTGCCTTGGTCATAAGGGAGATACTTGGTTCATTAATATACACAGATTGATGCTCtcaatataaaatcttattaaaatatGATCCGTGCTAGAATACGGgttaaaatttcttttgtttattttatttgttttcaaagttttttttgatgaaacaaTATGccataaaatcatatgttaaatatgacttatgaaaataatatctattttgtaagatatattctAGTAGATCTAGATTTTTATCCGCAGCATACAGCAAGTTAAGttatgtgataaaaaaaaaaattgtttgataattttatttgattttttttgtgtttgaaattatatattgtattttgattgttaattctatgacttaacctatagtataccgcatattaattttagaactaaatatgtaacatatgtttgtcaaaatcctCTTTACCGAGAAAGcctaccaaacaacattattccaaactttaatATTATccgagaaatcatatttcttgaattttcaactcgtgctctagcaaaaaatcatatatattagaattctttatattatagtgatatattatttacccgtgctataaaaaatcaaattagagtgtttataattttgaacttttttatctatcatatatttatgatattcttaaaaatatcaaattaaactatattaaaatatttcaattttttttaagtttattatagtatataaaattatacaatttatcAAAAGGAACATTTGAAATTAAGTTTCAATATTCAATTTTTGACCCCTTACTCcgtcaaaattttagttgaatagatatttttttaaaagaataatattactaaagattgaatatattttagattgaacaactttttttttggtatgaatatAGTGTATTTCGGTGAATGGGGATGTCAATGATTAATATTAAAAGTTTGGAAATGTGTTGggtaagattttattaaaagtttggAAATGTGTTGGAAATGTGTtgggtaagattttattttgtttgcttaatCGGAAATAACGTTTAAGCGTGATTAATTTCCGAGATttcattatatttctttttttattgcctaacaatatatatgacCTAACAGTATATGATTGTTAacgattttatttctttaagtttggaaaattaatttataaattgtttagtatatgaactacaaaatatttcacatactacaacacattcttaatattcaaaaaacaaaaaaattgtatacacataaaaatatacactaacatacaaTATAGGCATATATCtatgtttaattatagaaaacaaaactaaataaattataaactaattagataaaatttaattaattaggaatttgaaaactaaataaattaaaaattattatttgaaatacaataatttataatttagtcccgcagtgtaccgcgggtgaaaacctaatataatctattttgtaaccaactaatgaatcaaataataactataacTTTATAACCTATAACTATTATACTGTATAATTTACTAAAAAGAAGTTGTGTActtctaaaatattatataaggGATAGTTGTatgaatataatatatgaattattaataaacaatagtAAGAACAATGTTAATATCATGGCCGCACACGTAGTTTTACACGAAATATCCAATTAAAACTTGAAACATAAAAAACTTGATATCAGGAGATATACACATGATAGCATTCTGGTGGTTAGATTGTAAACTCTTGGTATTTTCAAGATGCAATTATCCACTCCACTGTTATGGTACGACATGACGAGTGAGCGTCTAGTGATTATCATTAATATTCTAGCTAGCAtgaaaattcaaagaaaataaaagaaaagtcatggattttgtcttcttctttcttcttctttttttttttttttttttttttttttttttttttttttttttNGTTTAAGGGTTTAAGTCATGGATTTTTTCCATAGAAATTACGATATTTGCAGCCTTGCAGGTAAGTTAACTGAACCcgcaagaacaaaaaaagattaagaaaagaaagaaaaaaagatatatgcATTGAAAATATGACATCTAACTTCAATCATTTGAACAAGGCCTGTCAAAATAAGTTGGTCCAtccattataaatatttttgtttatctattagatgttcatatatatatatatatatatatagatggtaAATAGACGATCCGCTCGGAGTGTTTCTCTAGCCGGGACCATGCATATATACTTCGCATAATTTACTACTAATCATACAAAATATTCTGAAAATACCAGTATTTTGGAAGTGGTTCTGGTCTTACCAATCCGAAAGTGAGCAAATTAAGTCTACCAAAATCCTAATTTGAGTTAACCCGAAGAATCAGCTTCTCATAAGTTGCGGATTTTGGCTCGTTCACACTTAACTTGAAACTCATTGGttcattataattttgttaatacattCATTGACCTAAGGTGAAAATGAGAATGTGGAGGTGGTTCTGGTCTTGAATTGGTCCAACAAATCGTAGacaataaatagagaaaagaaaaacaaagcatgTGATGATTGGAATAAGATCCAGCAGATTAACCGTTACCCTGAAACCTTGTCGGCTCATACGTGGTGACTTCCTCTAtcacatgcaaaaaaaaattcccgatGCAAATATTTACATCAAACAATGTtccattgttgttttttttcctattactactagtatatattattgaaataaaaaccaatttgtttctttcttggtaCTTGTGAAATAATTTGATCAGTCAAATGGTTGGCTCCTTCTTCTGATGACTTctggaagaaaagaaaattctcTGAATTGTTCGAGACCACGTGCCACCAAACAGAGTGGATTGAATCATGATCGatcttttgtatttatatactAATTTACTTGCATACAGAAAAGGAAAGCAAAACTGCaaaacatgtttcttttttctttttcttgtttgtaataacgtttttaACATTTTAGCAAGTTGCATCAAATTTCGTTGAACTCAAACCTTCAATACCGAGGTTATTTCTTGTTCGCTATTTCTTGGATTGCAAGTAAATGAAAGGTGAAAGTTTTTGAGTATCAGAAGACATTTTCTCAGTTTCGAGACGTGTTATACCAGACTCAACAATCCCTGAACGGACATGGAGATCAAACAGAAGATTGAAAAGTACGTTTTAAAACAAACCCAAATGTTGGGGAACTTTAGAAGTTGAACATACAGAACTATTTCGTAGCCACAATGAAATGTAATTGCGTAGCTTACTTGTAATACATAAATAAACTGTGTAAGAACATGTTTGTTGCAACCAAGCTAATAAGAGTCTTGTACTCCAATAATAATGGCCTTATTTCAAACGCTAAGCCCTAACAATACATGTATAGTACCATGTTATTCACTCATCTACGAGATATTAAAGTGTATCAGACTCCTCTTCATGGATCGATTTTTTGAGACGTATTCTTTCGAAATAGACAAGCACTTATATGGTATTAGTATCAAGCAATGCTCAAGTCTCTGCAGTTTCGTCTTTCCTTATAGCTTTCAGTCTTTGTTGAAGTTTCTTGCTTTGTTCAAAATTTACCTTCCGCTTTACAGCTTTCTGCAAAAGTATTGTAAAGATATATCTCTAGTTAAGACAATGtaatcaacccaaaaaaaaaaggggaaaacttTGAGCTGAAACGTTTGTCTTGTTGGCTATTAGAAGAAACTTACCTCTTGGCGAAAACATCGATCAAGCTTCACTTTAAGCTGTGTACAATCACCGAAGAACTTTCCAATCGGATGATCAGTATGACACTTTTGAAACTCCTCAATTATCTACCAAACATGTGAGTGACATACAGAAGAATTAGTcagaacaaacaacaaaaagagatcAAACTGATTTCCTTTGAAAGGTTTGATCTTTGCCAAATGCAGTTTATGTAGCTTGACTCCACTCAATTTGGCAAAGACTTACTAAAGCTAGAGATATGAGTTTATCACCAACATTATGAAAGAGTTGCATATGAGATAATGGTCTCATAAGACCCATGAGCCCTTGATGTCTCCCCAAAACCTAGGTTATGAGGAGAGGAACCCATGAGCACTTATATATTACCACTCTCTCCCCTATCTCTACCAATGTGGGATCTTATCACATTACatctatttacaaaatctatctTTTGCATTCTAATGCACAAAATTAAAACACTTCTCAAAGACGCAATCACATAGAGTTAAGCTAAATCACAACGAACACGATTCAGAAATAGAAGTAAGAGAACAAATGCTGTAAAACTCACCTCCAGACACATTGGATGTCTATGAGGTGTAAGTGGAGGATGCATCTTCGTTTACTTCtgtcatagaaaaaaaaaaaaaaaaaaaaaaaaaaaaaaaaaaaaaaaaaaaaaaaNCAGATCTTTCACCTCTATGCTAAAATAGCCACAAGGATGTTAACAGCAGAACCGAGAAAAATCCTCAATTTTATAAACCCTTTTATGTTGAAGGAGCAAGAGAATGGAACTAACAACAAGTCATTGTAATCTGAAACTACGGATCTCAATTAGCTTCAGGAATTAAAGAAAGATGATCAATTCCTCCCAATTTAACAAGACAGGAGGAGAACCACTTGATGTCAACAGCAGAAAGGGTTTACAAAACCACAActcgaaacaaaacaaagcccTAATCGAAgaacaaaatgagtaaaattaCCTTTTTGATTTGAGCAAATCACACctgagagggagagagatagaCCTCAGAATCGCTGAAAtggggaaagagagagaacgaACGAAGTTATTATGAAAGTTAATGGGcctattttaaaacttttgggTTAATAATGGGCCTTGTTTTTACGCGTtacaaaacgcagcgttttgtatgttttggatgagagaatgagaaaggAAGGAACTTGGAGGACGACGGCGAACAGAGAGAAGCGCAAATATcagagagagtaagagagaagaagcagaggaagaataAAAAATCTTACCTTTTTGCCTAACTGTGAAGAATACAGAGGTAAGCTTAACAGTAC
It encodes the following:
- the LOC104722940 gene encoding COX assembly mitochondrial protein 2 homolog produces the protein MHPPLTPHRHPMCLEIIEEFQKCHTDHPIGKFFGDCTQLKVKLDRCFRQEKAVKRKVNFEQSKKLQQRLKAIRKDETAET